The genomic stretch CCCGTCCCGTACCGGTTATCGAAGAGATGCTTCGTGTCCGCCTCGTTCACCGCCAGGATCGGGTAGCCGAGCGCCCCCGCGGCCGCCATCGCCCGCAGGCGGATGACGCCCGTCGTCGTCTCCTCCGTCCCGCCGACCACCCCTGCCAGCAGGTCGCGCCGCTCCTTGTGCAGCGTCGCCACCACGTCCGCGCCGTCGTCCATCGTCAGCTGCGGGCCGTGTTCCAGCGCCTGGTGGATGTGCCGGTAGTACGTCGCGTTGTCCTCGCCGCAGATCGCGAAGACCGGGATGCCGTACTCCTCCACCAGCGCCGCCGCCACGTCGTCCTGCGTCGAAAGCGGGTTGCTCGCGCACAGCCGCAGGTCGGCGCCGCCGTCGCGCAGCGTAATCGCCAGGTTCGCAGTCTCCGTCGTGACGTGCAGGCAGGCTGTCATCCGGATGCCGCGCAGCGGCTTCTCCCGCTGGAACCGTTCGCGGATGAGCCGCAATACCGGCATCTCGCGCGCGGCCCATTCGATACGCCGAACGCCCTCCGGCGCAAGGCGGGGATTGGCAATGTCACACGGGATCGACAAACCGGGGCTCCTCGGTGGTCTTGAACACCACGCTAATCGTGCAGGGTTACGAAGGCACCATCATACTTCCGGCCCCGGATAGCAGCACGGAGCCGTCGCAGGCTCGCCCCCAGCCCCGATGGGTCCCGCCGCGTCGCGCTCGCCTCCAGCAGCTGGCACGCCTCCCGGTAGCCCAGTCGTACGTACGCTGCGACCGCCGGCGTGTTCCTCGGGTCAACGGTCAAAACGACATAATCGCAGTGTTCCAGCAACGCCTCGGTCACGGCGCTGGTCGCCGCTGTCGCGTACCCCCTCCCCCGGTAGGCCGGGTGGGTGAAGACGTTGCCGACCACTGCTACGCCCTCCTGCCGCGACACGACATGTGTCCCCGCGATCGCCACGAGCCGCCCTCCCATCACGATCCCCCGGTACACCCCCGCATCAATATGCTCCGGAATGTAGTAGCTCGGCCCGTTCTCGCTCCCGTACAGGGCGTTGATCTTCCGGATGTCCACCCCGCTCAGCGGAACCGCTTCGGGCTCCCGCACAGGCCGGAAGCGCTCGCGCGTCACCACCATCCGCACCATCGGCTGTTGCGTCGCCAGCCGGTACACCCGCTTGAGCACCTCGAGGTGCTGCGGCTGACACGTGATATACGTCTGGGCCGTGCCCGGGTGGATCGACAGTGTCGCATGCACCGCGTCCGGGTCGCCCATCACGAAGGTGGCATCACCCAGCCCGCCTCTGCTGTGCAGCACCAGCCCCACCCCCGTCGTTCCCCGCGCCAGGTACCACTGCGTCCGCGCAAACAGCTCCGGCTCGAGTTGCCCGAGTGCGTACGCGGTGTACTCCACCCGCGCCCGTAGCAGCGGCCGGATTTCGTCGGGGTCGCGCAGCTGCCGCACCACGTAGTCCAGCCGCCGCGCCGGGACCCCCTGCAGCCGCAGCTCCCGCTCCGCCATTAGTCATCGACCTCGAAGTGCGTCAGCTCCCGGAACTGCCGGTACCGCTGCTCCACCTCGTCCCGTTCCAGCGTCAGCAGACGCGATGGCCCGAAGCCTTCAACGCAGAACGACGCCACCGTTGACCCGTAGATGATCGCCCGCCGAATCTCACGCTGGTTTACCGTGGCTACCGAATCGAGGTAGCCCAGGAACCCGCCGGCGAACGCATCTCCCGCCCCGGTCGGGTCAACAACCTCCTCAAGCGGGTAGCCGGGCGCCACGAAGTAGTCCTCCCCGCTGATGTACGCCGCCCCATATTCCCCCAGCTTGATAATCACCGCCTTCGTTCCCCCCTCAAGGAGCGCCCTTCCCGCCTTCGCGATGCTCGGCGTACCGGCCAGCTCCCGCGCCTCGCTCTCATTGATAGACACGAAGTCGGCTGCCCGGATCGCCTTCAATAGCTCATCCCGGGCTCCGTCAATGAAGAATTTGATCGTGTCGACCATGCGCGCCCGCGCCCCTGGCACCATCGCCATGAGCCGATGCTGCAGCACCGGGTCGCCCGCCGCCGCAAACAGCGCGCTCGAATCGTCCCACCCGGCCGGCAGCTTCGGAGCCCAGTTCGCGTTCACGCCCAGCACCGTGTACAGCGTGTCGCGGCTGTTCATGTCGTAGTGATACCGCCCGCCCCACCGGCTCGTCTCACCGCCAGGTACCACCTCCAGCCCGGCAAGGTCGATGCCAGGCCGCTCAAGCGCCTTTCGCATCTCCTCCGGGAAGTCCTCGCCGACCGCCGCCAGCAGCCGCACCTCGGTGAAGAGTGATGCCGCGAGCGCCGCGCACGTCGCCGATCCCCCGAGCGAGCCCTCCCGCCGCTCGAACGGCGTCTCGATCTCGTCGATCGCCACCCACCCGGCAACGAGCAGGCTCATGCCCCGCCTCCGAGCCACCGCGCAAGGATCGGAGCCAGGCGCTCACGAACGTCTGCCGGTACGGCCTCGCGCCGACCAACGATAGCCGCATCCAGCGCCGTCGCGCATGGGCACCCCTGCCGCTCAGGCAGCCGCTGCACCAGCAGGCGGACCGCCTCCTGGCTCACCGCCACGTTCCGTTGCAGTGTCGCGAACACCGTCGCAGCATCGACCGCCTCCTCGGCCTCATGCCAGCAATCGTAATCCGTCACACAGGCGAGCGTCGCGTAGCAAAGCTCAGCCTCGCGCGCCAGCTTCGCCTCGGGCAGCGCCGTCATGCCGATGAGATCTGCGCCCCATGCCCGGTGCAGCTCGCTTTCGGCCCGTGTCGAGAACGCCGGGCCCTGCATCACCACGTAGACGCCGCCGTCGTGCACCGTCGCCCCGGCCGCCCTCGCGGCCTCCAGCGCCGCCGCGCGCATCCGCCCGCAGAATGGCTCCGCGAAGCTGATGTGCGCCACCAGCCCGTCGCCGAAGAACGTCGAGGGCCGGCCCCAGGTCCGGTCGATGAGCTGCGACGGCACCACCAGGTGCCCTGGGACCATCGACTCCCGCAGGCTCCCGACTGCCGACACCGAAATCACCCGCTCGACACTGAGCGACTTCAGCGCCCAGAAGTTCGCCCGTTGCGGCAGCTCCGAAGGCAGGATCGTGTGCTGCCGCCCGTGCCGGGCAAGGAACGCGACCCGCGTTCCCTCCAGCGTACCGATGCGGATCCGGTCGCTCGGCGCACCGAACGGCGTCGCGACCTCCACCTCCTCGATGTCCGTCAGCCCGGGCATCTCGTAAAAGCCGGACCCGCCGATGACTGCCAGCGGAATTTTCTCTGTTGTCATGTGCCAAACCCCGAAGCTGCGTGCTCGAACAGCGCCCGGAGCCCCGGCCCGTACGGCGGCCTGGCGATGCCCCGCTCCGTGATGATCGCCGCGATCAACCCGCCAGGCGTCACGTCGAACGCAGGGTTCCACGCCTCGATGCCCCCCGGGCTCCAGCGCTGGCCGCGAAATCCCCCGACCTCCTCCGCGCTGCGGAACTCAATCGGGATCGCCGAGCCATCCGCGCACCCCGGGTCGACCGTGCTCACCGGCGCGGCGATGAAAAACGGAACCCCTGCGTGCGCAGCCGCCAGCGCCAGCCCGAGCGTGCCGACCTTGTTCGCTGTGTCACCGTTCAGCGCAATCCGGTCCGCTCCGGTCACTACCGCGGACACCCTCCCGGAGGTGATGAGTGCCGCAGCCGCCGTGTCCGGCAGCAGCACGGCCGGGATGCCGGACTTCACAAGCTCCCACGTCGTCAGGCGCGCCCCCTGGAGCAGCGGACGCGTCTCCGTCACGTAGCAGCGCGCCAGCCGCCCCGCAGCAAAGGCCGCCCTGATCACACCCAGCGCCGTCCCGATGCCTCCGGTGGCGAGCGTCCCGGTGTTGCAGTGGGTGAGCACGTCGCCCGGCGGAAGCACGGCCAGCCCGTTCCGCGCAATCGCCTCGTCTTCGGCCTGGCGCCGGGCCAGGTATTCCGCACAGAATGTCCACGCTGCCGCCGCGCGCTCCTCCGGTGCCCGGCCCAGCACCGCTGCTGCGCAGGCCGCCGCACCCGTTGCCAGCTCAACTGCGGTGGGCCTCACCCGCCCGATGCGCGCTGCCGCCTCCCGGATCGCCGCGTCGCCGGGGTCCCGCTCGGCCGCAATCGCTACCCCGGCCGCCCCGCACAGCCCCAGCAGGGGCGCTCCCCGCACACGCAGGCTCCGGATCGCCTCCTCCAGCGTCTCGAGGTCACCGATTTCCAGCCAGTGCTCCTCCTGCGGCAACAGCGTCTGGTCCAGCACCCGCAGCGTCGGCCGCTCGAACGCAACGACCGCGACCGGCGCACGCACCTCACGCTTCCTCGAAGGAAAGCAGCGCGTCGACCCGGTACGCCCCAAGCCGCTCGCGCCCGCCCAGCCCGCGGAGCTCGATGAGGAACCCGGCCCCGGCCACGTGCCCGCCAACCAGTTCGACCAGCTTCGCCGCTGCGAGTGCTGTCCCGCCGGTCGCCAGCACGTCATCCACAATGTACGCCGCCGTCCCGGCTTCCAGCGCGTCCTGGTGGATATCCAGCCGCGATTCGCCATACTCCAGCGCGTACTCGACCGTCAGCCGTGCGGCCGGCAGTTTCCCCTCCTTCCGAATCGGCACGAACGGCAGCCCCAGCCGGTCCGCGATCGGTGCGCCGAACAGAAAGCCTCGCGACTCAATCCCCACGATCGCCCCCGGCTGAACGGCTTCCGCAGCCGCAGCCATCGCATCGATGGCTGCGCGGAAGGCGGCGGCGTTCCCCAGCAGGGGCGTGATGTCGCGGAACAGGATCCCCGGCCGCGGAAAATCCGGGATGGTGCGGATGTAACCCTGCAGCTCCACGCCCGTGATTCTACGACACGCCGGCCGCGCCCCCCGCGAGCTTCGCGCCATCCCGCGGGCGCACCTCCTTCGCCCCGGTCTTTACCGAATGCCCGCGGGGCGCTGCTCCCCCGTCACCTCTGCCGCTCATTGCGCCATCCTCTTGGTGAAGGAATCTACGCGTGTCCGGCTCCCGCGCCCTGCACCACTGCATCGTCACCGCGCCCCGGAGGTTGACGCGGACACTGCTCCGTCGGCCTGGCGCCCGGAGATGCACCCGTGCCGCCATGCCTTGGCCGCGAGCGCCCGGGCTGGTGCCCCCGGGCCCGTGAAGGCCGCTAGCGCGCCCAGGAGCCCCGCAGGATCGCCCCGTTTGCCGCCCTGTGGCGCATTCCGGCGCCGACGGCGGCCAAAACATGAATTTTGCTGCAGTAGGATGTGACGCATGCCCCCTCGCCGCGCCAACCCCTTCGCCCGCGAACACCAGCACTGGCTGACCCTGGCAGCCTCCGCGGCCTCTGTCGCGGCGTTTGCCATCGGCTGGGCGGCGTACGGAAGCTGGACCGGCAACGCCGGCGGCAACGACGACCCGGGCCCTCCCCCGGCCGCGGTGCCACCATCACCGGTGGGCGCCGCGACCTCCGCGCCATCGCCGACGGCCGTCGCCGCAGGCGGTACGCCGCCGGGTGCCACAGAGACGGCTCCAGCTCCCGCACCAACCCGGAAGTCGAGGGCCAGCTGATGACACGCTGGCTCACGATTGCACTCTCGCTCGGCCTGATCGCCGCTGTTGGCGTCGCCCGCGAATGGGAGCTGGGAGGCGAAACCGCCACCTGGGACGCCGCAAGGGCCTCCGCATGGGCAGCCTACGTGCTCCTCTGGGCCGCTGTCTTCACCGGGGTCGGCGTCAGCCTCAAGTACCACCCCGGCATCGAGGCCCAGGTCCCTGTGCTCGAACTTCACCGCGTGACCGGGTCCCTCGCCCTCGCCTACACCATCGTCCACGCCGGCGCCCTGGTCCTCGACCGGTACATCGCGTTCGACCCCTGGGATGCCCTCGTTCCCCTTACAGCCCCGTACCGCCCGCTGGCCGTCGCCGCCGGCGTCGTCGCCGCCTGGCTGCTCGCTGCCGTTGTGCTCTCGACCTGGTTCGCCGGGTTCCTCCCGCGCAGAGCCTGGCACCTCATCCACCGTGCAGGCTATGCTGCGTTCGCGCTCGGGCTCGTGCACGGCATCGCGGCCGGAAGCGATACGGAACACTGGGTCACCCACGTGGTCTACACCGCGTCAGCGGGCTCCCTGCTCGGAGCAGCGTATCTTCGGTTCCTCGCCCGGGACTGGGTCGCGGCCCATCGCGCCCGCCCGGCTTCACGCCAGCACAGCGCATGAGCCCTGAAGAAACGCTCTTCTACATTGGTGTCGCGGCCTACCTCCTGCCGCCGGCGTTCATCCTTGGACTCGTCGCCCGGGCCCGGCACCGGTCAATCGCGTTCATCGGGTTCGCAGTTCTCGGCTGGATCGGGCTTGCGATTGGCCTCGCCCTCCTGCTTGCGCTCCCGGCTCGCACGCCTCCAGCCCGCCCGTTCAGGTGAGCCCAAGGCCCCGCAGGAACGCCTCGTTGCTCGGCTCCCGTCCGAGAAACTCCCGCACCAGCACCTGGCCGTCGACCGAACCGCCGCGCTCGAGGATCGTCCTCCGGTACCGCCTTCCGACCTCCGCGCTCAGCGGCCCGGCCGCCTCGAACAGCGTGTACATGTCGTCGCCGAACACATGCGACCAGAGATAGCCGTAGTACCCCGCGTCGTAGCCGAACAGGTGCCCGAACCCCGACTGGAAGTGCGTCCCCGGCGTGTACGGGAATCCTGTGATCGGGTGCAGCTCCTCCACCAGCCTCGTCGAGTCGCCATCGAACCCGGGCGAGTGGTACCGCAGGTCCAGCGTCGCGAAGAAAATCTGTCGGGCCGCCATAATCCCGCTGTTCAGGTTCTTGGCGGCCACCATCGCGTCGACCAGGTGCCGCGGCAGCGGCTCGCCCGTCTGCCAGTGCCGCGAAAACGAGGCCAGCACCTCCGGCTCCCAGCACCAGTGCTCCAGCATCTGGCTCGGGGCCTCGACGAAATCCCGCTCCGTTTGCGTCCCGCTAAATCGCGCCCGCTCGGCCCGCGTAAGCGTCTGGTGCATGATGTGCCCGAACTCGTGGAAGAACGTGACCACCTCGCTGTGCCGCAACAGCGACGGCTGCGTCGCCGATGGCTTCGTAAAGTTCGCCACAATCGCGCTGACCGGCTTCTGGTAGCTCCCGTCCCGCAGCCGCCGGCCCCGCCGCAGCGTGAATGCCGCCGCATGCCCGTACTTGTTCGGCCGCGGGAACAGGTCCATGTAGAACCGCGCGAACGGCGGCCCGCCCTCTGCGTCGCTGATGTCGAACGCCCGCACCTCCGGGTGCCAGCGCGGCGCCGTTGTGTTCTCCGCAAACCGCACGCCCAGCACCTGCTGGTACACCGCAAATAGCCCATCGACCACCGCGTCGAGCGGGAAGTACTGCGCGACCTCGAAGTCGTCGAATGCGTACCGGGACTTCAGCTGCTCGTTGTGCCAGTACCGCCAGTCCCAAATCTCGACCCGGTCCGAGCCCGTCCGCTCCTTCGCGAACGCCCGCATCTCCGCAAGGTCGCGCTCCGCCTTGACGGCGACCTTCGCACGGAGGTCCGCGAGGAACTCCTCCACCGCCTGCCGGGTGCCGGCCATCCGCGTCTCCGTCCGGTAGTCGGCCCACGAGGCATAGCCCAACAGCTCCGCCGCCTCCTGCCGAAGGCGGAGCGCCCGCTCCAGCAGCTCAACGTTCTGGCGCCCGCCCTTCCGCTGGTCCTTCTCGAAGAGCTGCCTCCGCAGTTCGCTGTCCGGGCAGTTCGCCATAAACGGCTGGATCTCCGGGTAGTCCAGCGACACGCGGTAGTAAACAACTCCGTCCCGCTCAACGGTCCGGAGCCGTTCGACCCACGCTTCCGGCATCCCCGCGAGCTGCTCCCGCGTCACTTCGATGCCGTCCTCGTAGTCGTCGATGTTGTTCCGGAACTGGATGCCGATGACCGCCAGCTCGTCCATGAGCTGCCGGACGCGCTCCCGCTGCTCCCGCGGCAGCCCAAAACCGTTTCGCCGGTAGTCGCGCAGCTCGAACGCGAGGTACCGTGCGTCCTCGCCCGTCAGCGCTTGCGCCTCGTCGCTCTCCGCGAACTGCCGCACCGCCTCGTACAGGTCCTCCCGGAACGCAAGCCCGACGAGATATCGGTCCAGCCGCTCATCCCATTCGCGCGCCGCCACCCGCAGGCTGTCGTCGGCCGAAACGTACGCGAGGAACGCATACGCACCGGACGCCAGCGCTACCGGCTCGGTCGCATCTTCGAGCGCGAGCATCGTGTTGGCATAGGTCCGCTCGCCCGGCGCCAGCCGCACGATCGCACCGACCCCCGCGTCGCAGGCGTCAATCGCCTGCTGGCAGGCCGCTCCCAGCTCCTCCGGCGTCAGCCGCTCCCAGTCCACGAGGTCGAGGTCGCTTCCCATCGCGGTCCTATCGGGTCAGCCACGCGAACTGCTGCGGCTTTCGCTGGCTCCGCGCGCTGATCATGATGTTCACAATTGCCGGCTTGTCGCAGGCGAGCGCGGCCTCCAGCGCAGGCCGGAGCTCCGAGGGCTGGGTCACGAAAAAGCCCTTCCCGCCGTAGATCTCGGCCATCTTTTCATAATGCGCGTTCGGGGTGTACGCGCTCGGCGGCACCCGCGTCGGGTCGAGCTCGTCCGGCCCGCCCCCGATGCCGTTGTTGTTGATGATGATGAACACAATGTTGTTCAGCCCGTATCGCGCCGCCGTCTCGACCTCCATCCCGCTGAAGCCGAACGCCGAGTCGCCTTCGATGCAGAACACCCGCTTGTCCGGGTGAACCGCAGCCGCCGCAATCGCCTGCCCGACGCCGACGCCCATCGTCCCGAATGAGCCGGCATCCAGCCGGTGCCGCGGGTAGAAGTTCGGCATCAGCGTCCGCCCGATGTCCATCGTGTTCGCACCTTCGTTGACGATGATTGCGTCGCGCGGGATGTACTCCCGGATATCGCGGTACACCCGGTAGTACCCCATCGGCACCGACTCGTCGGCCATCATCTCCGCCACGGTGGCTGCGTTCTCTTCGATCTTCTTCCGCAGGCCGGTCCACCACGTGGTCTCCGCCGGGTACTGCCAGGGCGCCCGGGTCAGCGCCTCGTTCATCTGACCGACAATCGCCTTCGCGTCGCCGACCAGCGCCACCTCAGCCGGCACGTTATTCCCGATCTCCTCTGCAGCGATATCCACCTGGATAACGCGCACCTTCGGGTCGAACCGTGGCGGCAGGCCAAAGTGCAGGATCCAGTTCAGCCGCGCACCGAGCAGGAGCACTACGTCCGCGTTCTGCAGCGCGAACGACCGCGCCGGCGAAATCGCCAGCGGGTGGTCGTCCGGCACGACCCCCTTGCCCATCGGCGTCGGCAGGAACGGCAGCTGCGTCGCATCGATGAACTTCCGCACCTCCTCCTCGGCCCGCGCGTACGCCGCTCCCTTGCCCACGATGACCAGCGGCCGCTCTGCGGACTTCAGCGCCTCGAGCGCCCGCTCGATGTTCTCCCATGGCGCCAGGGTCCGCGGCGGGTCCGGGCAGCGCGGCGGGAAATGGACCTCGCTCTCGTCGACACTCCCAGTAATCAGGTCCCCCGGCAGGTCGAGGTACGCCGCGCCCGGCCGCCCGTAGATGGTCGCCCGCACCGCCTGCTCGACGAAGAACGGAATTCGTCGCGTGCTGTCCGGCCGGGCCGCGTACTTCGCGTACGGCCGCGCCGTCTCGATCTGCGGCGCCTCCTGGAATGCGCCCTGCCCGTTCTGGTACGAATCGTTCGCTCCGCCGATAAGGATCATCGGCCAGCAGTTCGCCCAGGCATTCGCCATCCCCGCGATCCCGTGCACCATCCCCGGCCCCGACACCGCGAGGCAGACGCCTGGCCGCCCGGTCAGGTAGCCGATCGCCGCCGCCGCATAGCTCGCAGCCTGCTCGTTCCGGAACCCGAAGAACTTGATGCCTTCGCGCTGTGCATGGACCGCAATCGGCACCACCGGGATGCCGACCACTCCGAACATGTACTCCACGCCCTGCTGTTTCAGCGCCTTCGCCACGATCTGGGCCCCTGTCAGCTCGGCCATCGCAACGTCACCTCGTGTTCCAATCTCGTGCCGGCAACTCTACGGGAACCCGCTCCCACCGTACACGCCGCCGCGGTGTAGCCTCTGAACGTGGCCCGCGTCCGTGCCGACCTCCTCCTCGTCCAGCGCGGCCTCGCCGAATCCCGCGAGCAGGCCCGCCAGCTGATCATGGCCGGCCGGGTCCGCACCGGCACCCGCACGCTCGTAAAGCCCGCCGAACCGCTCGACCCTGCCGCGCCGCTCGAGGTGGTCGAACCGCTCCGCTACGTCTCCCGCGGCGGCCTCAAGCTCGAGGCCGCCCTCCGGGAATTCGGCATCGACCCCGCTGGCACCACCTGCCTCGACCTCGGTGCATCAACCGGCGGCTTCACCGACTGCCTCCTCCAGCACGGCGCCGCCCGCGTCATCGCCATCGATGTCGGGCGCGGCCAGCTCCACCGCCGGCTCCGCGAAGACCCGCGGGTCATCCTCCTCGAAGGCGTGAACGCGCGCGACCTCCCGCCGCTCCCGCCGGTCGACCTCGTCGTCGCCGACCTCTCCTTCATCTCCCTCCAAAAGGTCCTCCCCTCGGTGGCGGCGCGCGTTCCGCCGGGGACCCCCGTGATCGCCCTCCTCAAGCCCCAGTTCGAAGCTGGCCCCGCCGACGTCCCTCCAGGCGGCGTCATCCGCGACCCGGCCGTGCTCGACCGCGTCCGCGAGCGCTTCCTCGCCTGGGCGGCCGCCCACGGCTGGGCAACCTGTGGCATCATTCCATCGCCCATTCGCGGGGGCGACGGCAACACCGAATTCCTTGTACTGCTGCGCACCCCGCCCGCCGGAGTTGCCTGATGCTGCGCCGCGCCGTCATCTTCCATGCCCCCCGGAGCGAAGGCGCGCTCGCCTTTGCCCGCCAGGTCGCGCAGGAGTTCGGCCGTCGCGGCATCGATGCCGGCGTCTTCGATGCCTGGGGCCCGCCCCCGTGCGATGCCATCACCGCCTCCGACCTGATCGTCTGCGTCGGCGGCGACGGCACCGTCCTCCGCACTGCTCGCATTGTCATCCCGCACGCCACGCCGATCCTCGGCGTCAATATGGGCCGCCTCGGCTTCCTCACCGACATGAGCCCGCGCGACTTCTTCAACGCCATCGAGCGAATCATCGCCGCCGACTGGCGCCTCGAAGAGCGGATCATGGTCCACGCCGACGTCATGGCCGATGGCGCCGCCCTCCACTCCTTCGATGGCCTGAACGACATCGTTGTCAGCCGCCGCTCGCCCGGGCGTCCCGTCTACGTCGACGTCCACATCGATGGCGCCCGCCTCGCCATCTTTCGCTGCGACGGCATCATCGTCGCCACGCCAACGGGTTCCACCGGCTACTCGCTGAGCGCGGGCGGCCCCATCCTCGCCCCCACCGAGCACCACCTCGTCCTGACCCCGGTCTCGGCCCACCTCGCCCTCGGCCGGTCGCTCGTGCTCCAGCCGGATTCAACCATCGAAATGGCCGTCACCAGCGAACAGGGCGCCATCCTCAGCATCGACGGCCAGGAGGACGAGCCGGTCGCCGCAGGCGTGCGCATCGTCGTCCGTCAGAGCCCCCATGTCACCCGCTTCGTGCGCTTCCGTGAGCCGTCCAGCTTCTACGCCGAACTCGCCGAAAAGCTCGAAATGCAGCTCTCCAGCACCATGAACCCCAGTGCTTGAACAGCTCGAAATCACCTCCTTCGCCGTTGCCCGCAACGTCGCCATCGACCTCGGCCCCGGGCTGACCGTCTTCACCGGCGAAACCGGGGCCGGCAAGTCGCTGGTCGTCGATGCCATCGCCTTCGCCTTCGGCGCGCGAATGGGCCGCGAGGTCATCGCCGCCGGCGCCGACCGCGCGACCGTCCGCGCCGCGCTCCGCCTCGGATGGCCGACGGTCATCGAACGCACACTCACCCTCGGTGGGCGCTCGACCTACCGCATCGACGGCCAGCCTGCCCGCTACGAAGACGTCCGCGCCCTCGCCGAGGGCTTCCTCGATATCCACGGCCAGTCCGAGCAGCTCGCCATCCTCCGGCCGGCGGTCCAGCTTGCCGCGCTCGACGAGTTTGCCGGCCTCCAGGCCGACCGCACAGCGCTCGCCTCTACCGTCCGCGAGCTCCGCGAGGTCCGCCGAAAGCTCGCCTCCCTCCGCTCCGATGCCCGCGAGCGCGAGCGGCTCATCGAGCGCCTCTCTTTCGAAGTTGCCGAGATTGACGCCGCCGCGCCCGTCCCCGGTGAAGACGAATCGCTCCGCGCCGAGCAGGCGCGCCTCGGCAACGCCGCCCGCCTGCGCGAGGGAGCCGAACGCGCGCTCGCCGCCCTTGATGAACCGGCAATCGGCGAGGTGCTTTCCGCCGTGCGCGTCATCGCCGGCCGCGACCCCGGCGCTGCCGACCTTGCCGACCTCGCCGGCATCCTCGAAACCGCCAGCATGGACCTCCGCCGCGCCCTCCGCGCCTACCGCGATGCGCTCGATGAAGACCCGGAGCGGCTCGCCGCCGTCACCGAACGCCTCGACCTGCTCGCGCGGCTCCAGCGCAAATACGGCGACACCATCGCCGCCGTCCTCGCCTACCGAGACACTGCAGCCCGCCAGCTCGCCGACCTCACCGGGGCCGGCGCCTCGCTCGAGGAGCTCGAGGCCGCCGAATCCCGCCTCCTCGAGACGCTCGGCCGCCAGGCTGCCGACCTCTCGATACGCCGGAGAGCCGCCGCCGGTGCGCTTGTCGGTGCCATCGCTGCCGAGCTGGACCTCCTCGGCATGACCGGCGCCCGCCTGGCCGTCGCCTTCACCTGCGATGACGACCCGGCCGGGCCGCTCGTCGCCCTCCCTGACTACGAGGTCGTCGCCGGCGCCGCGGACGAAGCCGCCGCGCCCTCGCCGGAACCGGCCCCCCGCGCCTTCACCGAGGCCGGCGTCGACCGCGTCGAGTTCCTCGCCTCCTTCAACCCCGGCGAACCCCCGCGGCCCCTCGGCACCGTCGCCAGCGGCGGCGAAACCTCCCGCTTCCTCCTCGCCCTCACGGTTGCCCTCGGCCAGGCTACCGAGGGCCGGCTCGAAGTCCTCGACGAAGTCGACGAAGGCGTCGGCGGCCGGACCGGCGCGGTCGTCGGGCGCGCCCTGCGGCGCCTCGCCGCGCGGCACCAGGTCCTCTGTATCACCCACCTCCCGCAGGTAGCCGCCGCTGCCGACCGCCACTTCGTCGTCGAAAAGCGCACCGACGGGCGCCACACCTGGTCCGAGGTCCGCGAGGTTGCCGGGGAGGCCCGCCGGGCCGAGCTTGCTGCCATGCTCGGTGGCGTTACTCCCGCCAATCTTGCTGCCGCCGACGAACTCCTCGGCTCAGCCGCCGCGTCCTGAGCGCTCTCCCAGGCGCTGCCGCAGTGTAACCACCCGGCGCACCGCTTCGCGCATCGCGTAGCCGGGCTCGCCGGCCGCCCGCTCGGCCTGCAGCGCCACCACGATAGCCTCCAGCGCCGCCACAATCTCACGGAGGACCTCCCGCCCGTCCGGTCCCTCGAATACGCCGCTATCCATGGCCCCAGTCTCACCGCACCCGGCCGAACGGCACAGGGCCGAAGCCGTGACGGCCCGGTGGAGGTT from Tepidiforma thermophila encodes the following:
- a CDS encoding M3 family metallopeptidase, with product MGSDLDLVDWERLTPEELGAACQQAIDACDAGVGAIVRLAPGERTYANTMLALEDATEPVALASGAYAFLAYVSADDSLRVAAREWDERLDRYLVGLAFREDLYEAVRQFAESDEAQALTGEDARYLAFELRDYRRNGFGLPREQRERVRQLMDELAVIGIQFRNNIDDYEDGIEVTREQLAGMPEAWVERLRTVERDGVVYYRVSLDYPEIQPFMANCPDSELRRQLFEKDQRKGGRQNVELLERALRLRQEAAELLGYASWADYRTETRMAGTRQAVEEFLADLRAKVAVKAERDLAEMRAFAKERTGSDRVEIWDWRYWHNEQLKSRYAFDDFEVAQYFPLDAVVDGLFAVYQQVLGVRFAENTTAPRWHPEVRAFDISDAEGGPPFARFYMDLFPRPNKYGHAAAFTLRRGRRLRDGSYQKPVSAIVANFTKPSATQPSLLRHSEVVTFFHEFGHIMHQTLTRAERARFSGTQTERDFVEAPSQMLEHWCWEPEVLASFSRHWQTGEPLPRHLVDAMVAAKNLNSGIMAARQIFFATLDLRYHSPGFDGDSTRLVEELHPITGFPYTPGTHFQSGFGHLFGYDAGYYGYLWSHVFGDDMYTLFEAAGPLSAEVGRRYRRTILERGGSVDGQVLVREFLGREPSNEAFLRGLGLT
- the oxc gene encoding oxalyl-CoA decarboxylase, whose protein sequence is MAELTGAQIVAKALKQQGVEYMFGVVGIPVVPIAVHAQREGIKFFGFRNEQAASYAAAAIGYLTGRPGVCLAVSGPGMVHGIAGMANAWANCWPMILIGGANDSYQNGQGAFQEAPQIETARPYAKYAARPDSTRRIPFFVEQAVRATIYGRPGAAYLDLPGDLITGSVDESEVHFPPRCPDPPRTLAPWENIERALEALKSAERPLVIVGKGAAYARAEEEVRKFIDATQLPFLPTPMGKGVVPDDHPLAISPARSFALQNADVVLLLGARLNWILHFGLPPRFDPKVRVIQVDIAAEEIGNNVPAEVALVGDAKAIVGQMNEALTRAPWQYPAETTWWTGLRKKIEENAATVAEMMADESVPMGYYRVYRDIREYIPRDAIIVNEGANTMDIGRTLMPNFYPRHRLDAGSFGTMGVGVGQAIAAAAVHPDKRVFCIEGDSAFGFSGMEVETAARYGLNNIVFIIINNNGIGGGPDELDPTRVPPSAYTPNAHYEKMAEIYGGKGFFVTQPSELRPALEAALACDKPAIVNIMISARSQRKPQQFAWLTR
- a CDS encoding TlyA family RNA methyltransferase, whose protein sequence is MARVRADLLLVQRGLAESREQARQLIMAGRVRTGTRTLVKPAEPLDPAAPLEVVEPLRYVSRGGLKLEAALREFGIDPAGTTCLDLGASTGGFTDCLLQHGAARVIAIDVGRGQLHRRLREDPRVILLEGVNARDLPPLPPVDLVVADLSFISLQKVLPSVAARVPPGTPVIALLKPQFEAGPADVPPGGVIRDPAVLDRVRERFLAWAAAHGWATCGIIPSPIRGGDGNTEFLVLLRTPPAGVA
- a CDS encoding NAD(+)/NADH kinase; its protein translation is MLRRAVIFHAPRSEGALAFARQVAQEFGRRGIDAGVFDAWGPPPCDAITASDLIVCVGGDGTVLRTARIVIPHATPILGVNMGRLGFLTDMSPRDFFNAIERIIAADWRLEERIMVHADVMADGAALHSFDGLNDIVVSRRSPGRPVYVDVHIDGARLAIFRCDGIIVATPTGSTGYSLSAGGPILAPTEHHLVLTPVSAHLALGRSLVLQPDSTIEMAVTSEQGAILSIDGQEDEPVAAGVRIVVRQSPHVTRFVRFREPSSFYAELAEKLEMQLSSTMNPSA